The following proteins are encoded in a genomic region of Vibrio tasmaniensis:
- the tusB gene encoding sulfurtransferase complex subunit TusB, with protein MLHIVKSVDKLKLALTYSQQKDHILLVEDAVYVCLPNHELFNQISTVEHVSVLKTDLYSRGLQQLASSTLDQVDFDGFVKLTVLNDKSVTW; from the coding sequence TAAAATCAGTAGACAAACTCAAGCTTGCATTGACGTACTCACAACAAAAGGATCATATCCTTTTGGTTGAAGATGCGGTGTATGTTTGCCTTCCAAATCATGAGTTATTCAATCAAATCTCAACCGTTGAACATGTGTCGGTATTAAAAACAGATCTTTATAGCCGAGGTTTACAACAACTTGCTTCAAGCACTCTGGATCAAGTGGACTTCGATGGATTCGTAAAACTGACTGTTTTGAACGATAAATCAGTCACTTGGTAG
- the rpsL gene encoding 30S ribosomal protein S12: protein MATINQLVRTPRVKQVVKSNVPALEACPQKRGVCTRVYTTTPKKPNSALRKVCRVRLTNGFEVTSYIGGEGHNLQEHSVVLIRGGRVKDLPGVRYHTVRGALDCAGVNDRKKGRSKYGVKRPKS from the coding sequence ATGGCAACTATTAACCAGTTGGTACGTACTCCTCGTGTAAAGCAGGTTGTTAAAAGCAACGTGCCTGCACTAGAAGCGTGCCCACAAAAACGTGGTGTATGTACTCGCGTATATACTACTACTCCAAAAAAACCGAACTCAGCACTACGTAAAGTATGTCGTGTTCGTCTAACTAACGGCTTTGAAGTTACTTCATACATCGGCGGCGAAGGTCATAACCTTCAAGAACACAGTGTTGTTCTTATCCGTGGTGGTCGTGTTAAAGATTTACCAGGTGTGCGTTACCACACTGTTCGCGGTGCACTTGACTGTGCAGGCGTTAACGACCGTAAGAAAGGTCGTTCTAAGTATGGTGTGAAACGTCCTAAGTCTTAA
- the rpsG gene encoding 30S ribosomal protein S7 → MPRRRVIGQRKILPDPKFKSELLAKFVNILMVDGKKSTAEKIVYTALEVMAEKSGKDHLAVFEEALENVRPAVEVKSRRVGGSTYQVPVEVRPVRRNALAMRWVVEAARKRGEKSMAQRLAAEMLDASENKGTSVKKREDVHRMADANKAFAHYRW, encoded by the coding sequence ATGCCACGTCGTCGCGTTATAGGCCAGCGTAAGATCCTTCCAGATCCTAAGTTCAAATCTGAACTGCTGGCAAAATTCGTTAACATCCTTATGGTTGACGGAAAAAAATCTACTGCAGAGAAGATTGTTTACACTGCACTAGAAGTTATGGCTGAGAAATCTGGTAAAGATCACTTAGCTGTATTTGAAGAAGCTCTTGAAAATGTTCGTCCAGCGGTAGAAGTTAAATCTCGCCGTGTGGGTGGTTCAACTTACCAAGTACCTGTAGAAGTTCGTCCGGTTCGCCGTAACGCTCTTGCTATGCGTTGGGTAGTTGAAGCTGCGCGTAAGCGTGGTGAAAAATCTATGGCTCAACGCCTAGCTGCTGAAATGCTAGACGCGTCTGAGAACAAAGGTACTTCGGTTAAGAAACGTGAAGACGTTCACCGTATGGCTGACGCAAACAAAGCGTTCGCACATTACCGCTGGTAA
- the fusA gene encoding elongation factor G has product MARKTPIEQYRNIGIVAHVDAGKTTTSERILFYTGLSHKIGEVHDGAATMDWMEQEQERGITITSAATTTFWRGMEAQYSDHRINIIDTPGHVDFTIEVERSLRVLDGAVVVFCGSSGVEPQSETVWRQADKYQVPRMVFVNKMDRTGADFLRVVEQIKDRLGATPVPIQLNIGAEENFQGVVDLIKMKAINWNEADQGMTFTYEDIPADMQEMAEEYRTELVEAAAEANEELMDKYLEEGELTEAEIKQGLRTRTLNNEIVLATCGSAFKNKGVQAVLDAVVDFLPSPVDVPAIKGIDDDENEIERHADDKEPFSALAFKIATDPFVGTLTFIRVYSGVVESGKTAYNSVKKQRERLGRIVQMHSNKREEVKEVRAGDIAAIIGLKDVTTGETLCDQNHKIVLERMEFPDPVIQIVVEPRSQADQDKMTIALGKLAAEDPSFRVETDDETGQTLISGMGELHLDIIVDRMKREFSVNCNVGNPQVAYRETIRGTAKAEGKFIREHGGKGQYGHVWLKLEPSEAGEGFVFVDEIANGIVPKEFITSVAKGVEEQMNNGVLAGYPVLDIKATLYDGSYHEVDSSEMAFTIAASMAFRTGALEAQPVLLEPMMKVEVTTPEDWMGDVVGDINRRRGIIEGMDEGTAGLKIIRAQVPLSVMFGYATDLRSATQGRASYSMEFSEYAEVPKNVANAIIAERG; this is encoded by the coding sequence GTGGCTCGTAAAACTCCTATTGAGCAATACCGTAATATCGGTATCGTTGCTCACGTAGATGCAGGTAAAACAACCACAAGTGAACGTATTCTGTTCTATACCGGTCTTTCTCACAAAATCGGCGAAGTTCACGATGGTGCAGCAACCATGGATTGGATGGAGCAAGAGCAAGAGCGCGGTATTACGATCACTTCAGCAGCGACGACTACGTTTTGGCGTGGTATGGAAGCTCAGTACTCTGACCACCGTATTAATATCATCGACACTCCGGGACACGTTGACTTCACTATCGAAGTAGAACGTTCTTTGCGTGTACTTGATGGTGCTGTTGTTGTGTTCTGTGGCTCATCTGGTGTTGAACCTCAGTCAGAGACTGTATGGCGTCAAGCTGATAAGTACCAAGTTCCACGTATGGTTTTCGTTAATAAAATGGACCGTACAGGCGCAGACTTCTTGCGTGTAGTTGAACAGATCAAGGATCGCCTAGGCGCAACTCCTGTTCCAATTCAACTGAACATTGGTGCTGAAGAAAACTTCCAAGGCGTTGTCGATCTTATCAAGATGAAGGCAATTAACTGGAACGAAGCTGACCAAGGCATGACTTTCACGTACGAAGATATTCCTGCAGACATGCAAGAAATGGCTGAAGAATATCGAACAGAACTTGTTGAAGCTGCTGCAGAAGCAAATGAAGAGCTGATGGATAAGTACCTTGAAGAAGGTGAACTAACAGAAGCTGAAATCAAACAAGGTCTTCGTACACGTACCCTTAATAATGAAATCGTACTTGCTACTTGTGGCAGTGCATTCAAAAACAAAGGTGTACAAGCTGTTCTAGATGCAGTTGTTGATTTCCTTCCTTCTCCAGTCGATGTACCTGCAATTAAGGGTATCGATGATGACGAGAATGAAATTGAGCGTCACGCGGACGACAAAGAACCGTTCTCAGCGCTAGCATTTAAAATTGCAACAGACCCATTTGTTGGTACTTTAACTTTCATCCGTGTTTACTCTGGTGTTGTTGAAAGCGGTAAAACAGCTTACAACTCTGTGAAGAAACAACGTGAACGTTTGGGGCGTATTGTTCAAATGCACTCAAACAAACGTGAAGAAGTAAAAGAAGTACGAGCAGGTGACATCGCAGCCATTATCGGCCTGAAAGATGTTACTACTGGTGAAACTCTATGTGACCAGAACCATAAAATTGTTCTTGAACGTATGGAATTCCCAGATCCAGTTATTCAGATCGTTGTAGAGCCTCGCTCGCAAGCTGATCAAGATAAAATGACTATCGCGTTAGGTAAGCTAGCGGCAGAAGATCCATCGTTCCGTGTTGAAACGGATGACGAAACTGGCCAGACACTAATCTCTGGTATGGGTGAACTGCACTTAGATATCATCGTTGACCGCATGAAACGTGAATTCAGCGTGAACTGCAACGTTGGTAATCCGCAAGTTGCTTATCGTGAAACCATTCGTGGTACAGCGAAAGCTGAAGGTAAATTTATCCGCGAACATGGTGGTAAAGGACAGTACGGTCACGTGTGGCTGAAACTGGAACCATCAGAAGCCGGTGAAGGCTTTGTCTTCGTAGATGAAATTGCCAATGGTATCGTGCCAAAAGAGTTCATTACCTCTGTCGCTAAAGGCGTTGAAGAGCAAATGAACAATGGTGTATTAGCGGGCTATCCAGTTTTGGATATCAAGGCTACACTATATGATGGTTCTTACCATGAAGTAGATTCAAGTGAGATGGCGTTTACAATCGCTGCCTCTATGGCTTTCAGAACGGGTGCACTAGAAGCGCAACCAGTTTTGCTTGAGCCTATGATGAAAGTTGAAGTAACTACTCCAGAAGACTGGATGGGTGACGTTGTTGGCGATATTAACCGTCGTCGCGGCATCATCGAAGGTATGGACGAGGGGACAGCTGGCCTGAAGATAATTCGTGCACAAGTTCCGTTGTCTGTCATGTTCGGTTACGCAACTGATTTGCGTTCTGCGACACAAGGTCGTGCTTCTTACTCTATGGAGTTTAGTGAGTACGCTGAAGTGCCAAAAAATGTTGCTAATGCAATCATTGCAGAGCGTGGTTAA
- the tuf gene encoding elongation factor Tu has protein sequence MSKEKFERTKPHVNVGTIGHVDHGKTTLTAAICTTLAKVYGGVAKDFASIDNAPEERERGITIATSHVEYDTPERHYAHVDCPGHADYVKNMITGAAQMDGGILVVAATDGPMPQTREHILLGRQVGIPYIIVFMNKCDMVDDEELLELVEMEVRELLSEYEYPGDDLPVIQGSALGALNGEKQWEDKIVELAEALDSYIPLPERAVDLPFLLPIEDVFSIQGRGTVVTGRIERGILRVGDEVEIVGIKETTLTTCTGVEMFRKLLDEGRAGENVGALLRGTKRDDVERGQVLSAKGSINPHTKFESEVYVLSKDEGGRHTPFFKGYRPQFYFRTTDVTGDITLPEGVEMVMPGDNVQMTVELIAPIAMDEGLRFAIREGGRTVGAGVVAKIFA, from the coding sequence GTGTCTAAAGAAAAATTTGAACGTACGAAACCGCACGTAAACGTTGGTACTATCGGCCACGTTGACCACGGTAAAACAACTCTAACTGCTGCTATCTGTACTACACTTGCAAAAGTGTACGGCGGTGTTGCTAAAGATTTCGCATCTATCGATAACGCTCCAGAAGAGCGCGAGCGCGGTATCACAATCGCAACTTCTCACGTTGAGTACGATACTCCTGAACGTCACTACGCACACGTAGACTGTCCTGGACACGCCGATTATGTTAAAAACATGATCACTGGTGCTGCTCAAATGGACGGCGGTATCCTAGTTGTTGCTGCTACAGATGGCCCTATGCCACAAACTCGTGAGCACATCCTACTTGGTCGTCAAGTTGGTATCCCTTACATCATCGTATTCATGAACAAATGTGACATGGTTGATGACGAAGAGCTACTTGAGCTAGTAGAAATGGAAGTTCGTGAACTTCTTTCTGAGTACGAGTACCCAGGAGACGACCTTCCAGTAATTCAAGGTTCTGCACTTGGCGCTCTAAACGGCGAAAAGCAGTGGGAAGACAAGATCGTTGAGCTTGCAGAAGCACTAGATTCTTACATTCCACTTCCAGAGCGTGCTGTTGATCTACCGTTCCTACTTCCTATTGAAGATGTATTCTCAATCCAAGGTCGTGGTACTGTAGTTACTGGTCGTATCGAGCGCGGTATCCTACGTGTAGGTGACGAAGTAGAAATCGTTGGTATCAAAGAGACTACTCTTACTACTTGTACTGGTGTTGAAATGTTCCGTAAACTGCTTGACGAAGGTCGTGCAGGTGAGAACGTTGGTGCACTTCTACGTGGTACTAAGCGTGATGACGTTGAACGTGGCCAAGTACTTTCTGCTAAAGGTTCAATCAACCCACACACTAAGTTTGAGTCTGAAGTATACGTACTTTCTAAAGACGAAGGCGGCCGTCACACTCCTTTCTTCAAGGGTTACCGTCCACAGTTCTACTTCCGTACAACTGACGTAACAGGCGATATCACTCTACCAGAAGGCGTAGAAATGGTAATGCCAGGTGACAACGTTCAAATGACTGTTGAGCTAATCGCTCCAATCGCAATGGACGAAGGTCTACGTTTCGCAATCCGCGAAGGTGGCCGTACAGTTGGTGCTGGTGTTGTAGCTAAAATCTTCGCTTAA